A single Triticum dicoccoides isolate Atlit2015 ecotype Zavitan chromosome 2A, WEW_v2.0, whole genome shotgun sequence DNA region contains:
- the LOC119354462 gene encoding uncharacterized protein LOC119354462 isoform X1, whose product MHNAKVQALFKFCLIQLHLVFKFCLIPAAIKFSLIQYSVQNIKYSVFINIKVDPAELCRWLKRKMSKDVKIVCPHPPVANPKHKMILVLGSSSRTGNRGQSREVISNSKKALLDNALSQPDAFKKLESLTQCPDLSTATATEAGAGNTSSNRGEGGHDLRRRASTERKTLGLEERLSRANAAMKTLGQSGDEDPAPRRHPKLSAAMAAKADQIEDLVVDLLLLGTIQREVTKRKNFRSNPAAQVGEGTPMAAAQLCGGARRLRGGPARLLRDDAGRLLHRRLGSYDARRLSLGAKENGGGRRGMVAGAGDARATVEK is encoded by the exons ATGCATAATGCAAAGGTTCAAGCTCTATTCAAGTTCTGTTTAATCCAGCTTCATTTGGTATTCAAGTTCTGTTTAATACCAGCAGCAATTAAGTTCTCTTTAATTCAGTATTCAGTACAGAACATCAAGTATTCAGTATTCATAAACATCAAGGTGGATCCGGCCGAGCTCTGCCGGTGGCTCAAGAGGAAGATGAGTAAGGATGTCAAGATCGTCTGCCCTCATCCGCCGGTTGCGAATCCTAAGCAT AAAATGATACTGGTTCTGGGAAGCAGCTCAAGAACTGGGAACCGGGGACAATCAAGGGAGGTGATCAGCAACAGTAAGAAGGCTCTGCTAGACAATGCCCTGAGCCAGCCCGACGCGTTCAAGAAACTAGAATCACTCACTCAGTGCCCTGATCTTTCAA cagcaacagcaacagagGCGGGGGCGGGGAATACCAGCAGCAACAGAGGCGAGGGCGGGCACGACCTTCGGAGGAGGGCCAGCACGGAGAGGAAGACCCTGGGCTTGGAGGAGAGGTTGAGCAGGGCCAACGCGGCGATGAAGACCCTGGGCCAGAGCGGCGACGAAGACCCAGCGCCGCGACGGCATCCAAAATTGTCCGCGGCGATGGCGGCCAAGGCGGACCAAATCGAGGACCTAGTCGTCGATTTACTGCTTCTTGGCACGATTCAGAGGGAGGTGACAAAGAGGAAGAACTTTAGGAGCAATCCCGCTGCTCAGGTAGGCGAGGGCACACCCATGGCAGCTGCGCAGCTGTGCGGCGGCGCAAGGCGCCTCCGTGGAGGTCCTGCGCGTCTCCTCCGCGACGACGCAGGTCGTCTCCTGCACAGGCGGCTTGGGTCCTACGACGCGCGGAGACTCTCTCTGGGTGCTAAGGAGAACGGGGGAGGAAGACGGGGGATGGTGGCCGGAGCCGGCGACGCGCGAGCGACGGTGGAGAAGTGA
- the LOC119354462 gene encoding uncharacterized protein LOC119354462 isoform X2, which produces MHNAKVQALFKFCLIQLHLVFKFCLIPAAIKFSLIQYSVQNIKYSVFINIKVDPAELCRWLKRKMSKDVKIVCPHPPVANPKHKMILVLGSSSRTGNRGQSREVISNSKKALLDNALSQPDAFKKLESLTQCPDLSTTATEAGAGNTSSNRGEGGHDLRRRASTERKTLGLEERLSRANAAMKTLGQSGDEDPAPRRHPKLSAAMAAKADQIEDLVVDLLLLGTIQREVTKRKNFRSNPAAQVGEGTPMAAAQLCGGARRLRGGPARLLRDDAGRLLHRRLGSYDARRLSLGAKENGGGRRGMVAGAGDARATVEK; this is translated from the exons ATGCATAATGCAAAGGTTCAAGCTCTATTCAAGTTCTGTTTAATCCAGCTTCATTTGGTATTCAAGTTCTGTTTAATACCAGCAGCAATTAAGTTCTCTTTAATTCAGTATTCAGTACAGAACATCAAGTATTCAGTATTCATAAACATCAAGGTGGATCCGGCCGAGCTCTGCCGGTGGCTCAAGAGGAAGATGAGTAAGGATGTCAAGATCGTCTGCCCTCATCCGCCGGTTGCGAATCCTAAGCAT AAAATGATACTGGTTCTGGGAAGCAGCTCAAGAACTGGGAACCGGGGACAATCAAGGGAGGTGATCAGCAACAGTAAGAAGGCTCTGCTAGACAATGCCCTGAGCCAGCCCGACGCGTTCAAGAAACTAGAATCACTCACTCAGTGCCCTGATCTTTCAA caacagcaacagagGCGGGGGCGGGGAATACCAGCAGCAACAGAGGCGAGGGCGGGCACGACCTTCGGAGGAGGGCCAGCACGGAGAGGAAGACCCTGGGCTTGGAGGAGAGGTTGAGCAGGGCCAACGCGGCGATGAAGACCCTGGGCCAGAGCGGCGACGAAGACCCAGCGCCGCGACGGCATCCAAAATTGTCCGCGGCGATGGCGGCCAAGGCGGACCAAATCGAGGACCTAGTCGTCGATTTACTGCTTCTTGGCACGATTCAGAGGGAGGTGACAAAGAGGAAGAACTTTAGGAGCAATCCCGCTGCTCAGGTAGGCGAGGGCACACCCATGGCAGCTGCGCAGCTGTGCGGCGGCGCAAGGCGCCTCCGTGGAGGTCCTGCGCGTCTCCTCCGCGACGACGCAGGTCGTCTCCTGCACAGGCGGCTTGGGTCCTACGACGCGCGGAGACTCTCTCTGGGTGCTAAGGAGAACGGGGGAGGAAGACGGGGGATGGTGGCCGGAGCCGGCGACGCGCGAGCGACGGTGGAGAAGTGA